A window of Campylobacter lari subsp. lari contains these coding sequences:
- the ubiE gene encoding bifunctional demethylmenaquinone methyltransferase/2-methoxy-6-polyprenyl-1,4-benzoquinol methylase UbiE, giving the protein MQKQEKIVKMFDDIAPTYDKANRILSFGTDVSWRKKACLDVFKFSNNELDIIDVACGTGDMIIEWQNQALRANKNIISIKGIDPSAGMLEVAKKKIPEATFVQAKAQELPLENESADIISISYGIRNVVDRKEAIKEFARVLKKDGILLVLEFTKREQGGFIAACRDFYLKNILPKVGGFISKNYSAYEYLPNSIDDFLSKEEFIKELREHFEMLEYKSFSFGVCSMFIARKK; this is encoded by the coding sequence ATGCAAAAACAAGAAAAAATAGTTAAAATGTTTGATGATATAGCTCCAACTTATGATAAAGCTAATAGAATTTTAAGCTTTGGAACTGATGTGAGTTGGAGAAAAAAAGCTTGTTTAGATGTTTTTAAATTTTCTAACAATGAACTTGATATTATCGATGTGGCTTGTGGTACGGGCGATATGATTATAGAATGGCAAAATCAAGCCCTAAGAGCAAATAAAAATATCATCAGTATAAAAGGGATTGATCCAAGTGCGGGTATGCTTGAAGTAGCTAAGAAAAAAATTCCTGAAGCGACTTTTGTACAAGCAAAAGCACAAGAGCTTCCACTTGAAAATGAAAGTGCAGACATCATAAGTATAAGTTATGGCATACGCAATGTTGTAGATAGAAAAGAAGCTATAAAAGAATTTGCAAGGGTGTTAAAAAAGGATGGGATTTTACTTGTGCTTGAATTTACCAAAAGAGAGCAGGGTGGTTTTATAGCTGCTTGTAGGGATTTTTACTTGAAAAATATTTTGCCAAAAGTGGGTGGATTTATTAGCAAAAATTATAGTGCTTATGAATATTTGCCAAATTCCATTGATGATTTTTTAAGTAAAGAAGAATTTATTAAAGAACTCCGTGAGCATTTTGAAATGCTAGAGTATAAAAGCTTTAGCTTTGGTGTTTGTTCTATGTTTATTGCAAGAAAAAAATGA
- the perR gene encoding peroxide-responsive transcriptional repressor PerR — translation MELIQMLKNCDLKATPQRLCILKILKRHEHPNIESLYESIKEEYPSISLATVYKNLNTLKEQGLVVEINTPNQKTCYDIYEYPHIHVICSKCNHIEDVRYEDSGINKYQEDLEKKIGNIIDYLGVFAYVNGCKFCKNK, via the coding sequence ATGGAACTTATTCAAATGCTTAAAAACTGTGATTTAAAAGCTACTCCACAAAGACTTTGTATTTTAAAAATTTTAAAACGCCACGAGCATCCTAATATAGAATCTTTGTATGAAAGTATTAAAGAAGAATATCCTTCTATCTCTTTAGCTACGGTATATAAAAATTTAAATACCTTAAAAGAACAAGGTTTGGTAGTAGAAATTAATACTCCAAATCAAAAAACTTGTTATGACATTTATGAATATCCACATATTCATGTAATTTGTAGTAAATGCAATCACATAGAAGATGTGCGCTATGAAGATAGTGGGATTAACAAATATCAAGAAGATCTTGAGAAAAAGATTGGTAATATTATTGACTATCTTGGCGTGTTTGCTTATGTGAATGGTTGCAAATTTTGTAAAAATAAATAA
- the dxs gene encoding 1-deoxy-D-xylulose-5-phosphate synthase gives MIDLNSLNIKNMQIKELENLANNLREVIIDIVSKNGGHLSSNLGVVELSIAMHYVFDVQKDPFIFDVSHQSYPHKLLSGKINSFHTLRQFNGLSGYTKPDEGDYFIAGHSSTSISLAVGACKAIRLKNEDRLPVVLIGDGALSAGMAYEALNELGDREYPCVIILNDNEMSISKPIGAISKYLSQAMATQFYQKFKKRIENLLEYFPQGASYMAKRFEEGLRLITPGLLFEELGLEYIGPIDGHNLNEVINALNQAKAMKKPCVVHAQTIKGKGYALAEGKNAKWHGVGAFDVNSGESLKQGVSKKSATEIFSNTLLNLAQKYENIVGVTAAMPSGTGLDKLIEKYPERFWDVAIAEQHAVTSMAAMAKEGFKPFIAIYSTFMQRAYDQVIHDCAIMNLNVVIAMDRAGIVGEDGETHQGVFDISFLSVIPNITLAAPRDEAMMKNIMEYAYFHQGVFAFRYPRGNFLLDDEFNPCEIKLAKAQILSKAQSDKVFLGFGQGVAKAKLALDKLGLDYASLIDLIFAKPLDEELLREIAKNTKTWFVFSDSAKIGGVGSLITNFLQKENLYHIKVVSFEFEDQFIAHGKTSEVEKFLELDIDSLCQKIKIY, from the coding sequence ATGATAGATTTAAACAGCTTAAATATTAAAAATATGCAAATTAAAGAGTTAGAAAATTTAGCTAATAATTTGCGTGAAGTTATTATAGATATAGTGAGTAAAAATGGTGGACATTTAAGTTCAAATTTAGGTGTTGTGGAACTTAGCATAGCCATGCATTATGTTTTTGATGTACAAAAAGATCCTTTTATTTTTGATGTTTCACACCAATCTTATCCACATAAGCTTTTAAGTGGCAAAATAAATAGTTTTCACACACTAAGGCAATTTAATGGCTTAAGTGGTTATACAAAACCTGATGAGGGAGATTATTTTATAGCAGGACATTCAAGCACTTCTATATCTTTAGCAGTTGGAGCTTGCAAGGCTATAAGATTAAAAAATGAAGACCGTTTGCCTGTTGTATTAATAGGCGATGGAGCTTTAAGTGCTGGTATGGCATATGAGGCTTTAAATGAGCTTGGCGATAGAGAATACCCTTGTGTGATCATTTTAAATGATAACGAGATGAGTATTTCAAAGCCAATTGGGGCTATTTCAAAATACCTTTCTCAAGCAATGGCAACGCAGTTTTATCAAAAATTTAAAAAACGCATAGAAAATCTTTTAGAGTATTTTCCTCAGGGTGCTTCTTATATGGCAAAGCGTTTTGAAGAGGGCTTAAGACTTATTACACCTGGACTTTTATTTGAAGAATTAGGGCTTGAGTATATTGGGCCTATTGATGGGCATAATTTAAATGAAGTTATTAACGCACTAAATCAAGCAAAAGCCATGAAAAAGCCTTGTGTAGTACATGCTCAAACTATCAAAGGCAAAGGTTATGCTTTAGCTGAGGGAAAAAATGCAAAATGGCATGGGGTTGGTGCTTTTGATGTTAATAGTGGAGAAAGCTTAAAACAAGGTGTAAGCAAAAAAAGTGCTACTGAAATTTTTTCAAACACTTTGTTAAATTTGGCTCAAAAATATGAAAATATAGTAGGTGTAACTGCTGCTATGCCAAGTGGAACAGGGCTTGATAAATTGATAGAAAAGTATCCTGAGCGTTTTTGGGATGTTGCAATTGCTGAACAACATGCAGTTACCTCTATGGCTGCTATGGCAAAAGAAGGGTTTAAACCTTTTATAGCAATTTATAGCACCTTTATGCAAAGAGCTTATGATCAAGTGATTCATGATTGTGCTATTATGAATTTAAATGTGGTTATTGCCATGGATAGAGCAGGAATTGTGGGTGAAGATGGAGAAACTCATCAAGGTGTTTTTGATATAAGTTTTTTAAGTGTTATTCCAAACATTACCCTAGCAGCTCCACGAGATGAAGCTATGATGAAAAATATTATGGAATATGCTTATTTTCATCAAGGAGTTTTTGCTTTTCGCTATCCTAGGGGAAATTTTTTATTAGATGATGAATTTAATCCATGTGAGATAAAACTTGCTAAAGCTCAAATTTTATCTAAAGCACAAAGCGATAAAGTATTTTTAGGTTTTGGTCAAGGTGTAGCCAAGGCAAAACTAGCTTTAGATAAACTTGGATTAGATTATGCGAGCTTAATAGATTTGATTTTTGCAAAACCTTTGGATGAAGAACTTTTAAGAGAAATTGCTAAAAATACTAAAACCTGGTTTGTCTTTTCAGATAGTGCCAAAATAGGCGGAGTAGGAAGTTTGATTACAAATTTTTTACAAAAAGAAAATCTTTATCATATAAAAGTTGTAAGTTTTGAATTTGAAGATCAATTTATAGCCCATGGCAAAACAAGTGAAGTGGAAAAATTTTTAGAGCTTGATATTGATTCGTTATGCCAAAAAATTAAAATTTATTAA
- the fliH gene encoding flagellar assembly protein FliH yields the protein MAKLTNVISPENISAHVVEGYHFKVMSEMSSNEEQKQEETQTISQTPLAQNATQQAVENQTVETTPQAPQPQIQPDFVEDLLKKTDEMSGNIIKLQMQIESQEAEFNNRLNTELEHAKEKFTKEGYEQAQKNFENELETLKEKYLKSVEKLENTVQNLNEFLSKNEKELADTAVIIAKEVIAKELEENSSLMALNLAKELMNELKNATKIELKLSPEDFEYVKSHLEQEQSNIKFSLDDAINKGSILILSDAGNIESNLNNRLQKIKNMANE from the coding sequence ATGGCTAAATTAACTAATGTAATTTCACCTGAAAATATTTCTGCTCATGTGGTTGAGGGATATCATTTTAAAGTTATGAGTGAAATGTCTTCCAATGAAGAGCAAAAACAAGAAGAAACTCAAACCATAAGTCAAACTCCCCTGGCTCAAAATGCTACTCAGCAAGCAGTGGAAAATCAAACAGTAGAAACTACCCCGCAAGCCCCACAACCACAAATTCAACCTGATTTTGTAGAAGATTTGCTTAAAAAAACTGATGAAATGTCAGGAAATATCATTAAGCTACAAATGCAAATAGAAAGTCAAGAAGCTGAATTTAACAATCGCTTAAATACAGAATTAGAGCATGCAAAAGAAAAATTCACCAAAGAAGGTTATGAGCAAGCTCAAAAAAATTTTGAAAATGAATTAGAGACTTTAAAAGAAAAATACTTAAAAAGTGTAGAAAAACTTGAAAATACAGTGCAAAATCTAAATGAGTTTTTATCTAAAAATGAAAAAGAATTAGCTGATACAGCTGTAATTATCGCAAAAGAAGTGATTGCAAAAGAACTTGAGGAAAATTCCTCACTTATGGCATTAAATTTGGCAAAAGAACTTATGAACGAGCTTAAAAATGCTACTAAAATAGAATTAAAACTAAGCCCTGAAGATTTTGAATATGTAAAATCACATTTAGAACAAGAACAAAGTAATATCAAATTTAGCCTTGATGATGCGATTAATAAGGGGAGTATTTTAATATTAAGCGATGCTGGTAATATAGAATCAAACCTTAATAATCGTTTGCAAAAAATCAAAAATATGGCTAATGAATGA
- the fliG gene encoding flagellar motor switch protein FliG, with amino-acid sequence MIKLSEEQKMVYDDLSMPEKVAIFLIQLGEDVTTVLFSHMDINVITEISRYIALAKNVDKPVATAVLEEFYTLLQSNQYLKSGGLEYAKEILFRTFGPEIANKILEKLTKSMENNQNFAYLSQIKPQQLADFIIKEHPQTIALILAHMDTTQAAETLEYFSDELRAEVVIRMANLGDISPSIIKRVSAVLESKLESLTSYKVEVGGPRAVAEVLNRLGQKASKTTLSYIEQSDEKLATTIKDLMFTFDDISQLSTNAIREVLKAADKRDLMIGLKGASEDLKQKFMANMSTRAAEAFVEEMGFLGAVRVKDVEEAQRKVVEVVQKLAEQGLIQVGEADEMIE; translated from the coding sequence ATGATAAAGCTTAGTGAAGAACAAAAAATGGTCTATGATGACCTTTCTATGCCAGAAAAGGTCGCAATTTTTTTAATCCAACTTGGAGAAGATGTAACAACAGTTTTATTTTCTCATATGGATATTAATGTCATCACTGAAATTTCTCGCTATATTGCTTTGGCAAAAAATGTTGACAAGCCAGTTGCTACTGCAGTACTTGAGGAATTTTATACTTTATTACAATCAAACCAATATTTAAAAAGTGGTGGTTTGGAATATGCAAAAGAAATTCTATTTAGAACTTTTGGTCCTGAAATTGCCAATAAAATTTTGGAAAAACTTACCAAAAGTATGGAAAATAATCAAAATTTTGCTTATCTTTCTCAAATTAAGCCTCAACAACTTGCAGACTTTATCATTAAAGAACACCCTCAAACCATAGCTTTGATTTTAGCTCATATGGATACTACTCAAGCTGCTGAAACTTTGGAGTATTTTAGCGATGAGTTAAGGGCTGAGGTTGTAATAAGAATGGCAAATCTTGGGGATATTTCACCATCAATTATCAAAAGAGTATCTGCTGTGCTTGAAAGTAAACTTGAAAGCCTTACTTCTTATAAAGTTGAAGTGGGTGGTCCAAGAGCGGTTGCTGAAGTGCTTAATCGCTTGGGTCAAAAAGCATCTAAAACAACACTTTCTTATATTGAGCAAAGTGATGAAAAACTTGCAACTACCATTAAAGATTTAATGTTTACTTTTGATGATATTTCCCAGCTTAGTACTAATGCGATTAGAGAGGTTTTAAAAGCTGCTGATAAGCGCGATTTGATGATAGGTTTAAAGGGTGCAAGCGAGGATTTAAAACAAAAATTTATGGCAAATATGTCCACGCGTGCTGCTGAAGCTTTTGTAGAAGAAATGGGCTTTTTGGGCGCTGTGCGTGTAAAAGATGTGGAAGAAGCACAAAGAAAAGTTGTTGAGGTGGTGCAAAAACTTGCAGAACAAGGTCTTATCCAAGTGGGTGAGGCTGATGAGATGATAGAGTAA
- the fliF gene encoding flagellar basal-body MS-ring/collar protein FliF — protein MDYKTILHQVGQLYQNLSLRQRIIIAASIVVVVGFLVFLTLFRSGSTVASEAGYSVLFENANTSDSAMIVTQLEKSGVPYILRNEGTILVPNDQVYKQRLAIASAGLLPKDNKVGFELFDKQEFGATEAEQKVKYQRALEGELARTIESLEPIHSATVHIAFAKDTLFTQQQVPPTASVALTIKEGLKLNKKQIMGIKNLIASSVTKLTPENVKIMDQKGIPLDDEGAFESDLIAAQIKYKRDQEYELEQKIVASIAPFAGGYDRVVAKVSIDYDFSKEESQSEVYDPNTVVRSEQTLEEHKEGYKDKEIQGVPGAVSNIGPVEGLDDKGAREVYTKNQTTTNNEISKKITNTTKQFATIKRISAAVVVDGKYKVITDDQGNITNEYIPLSDKEIQAIENLTKGAIGFNLARGDAVEVNNLEFHRTAKVENKVQTFYSRFVEPFIPPVKYVFAAILLFIFYKKVIVPFSQKMLADIKLEEEMEGKDGQIIDEAEDAIEKFNAARRKVEEQLGFGDNFDEDALQYDVLLEKLRAVANEKGEEVALLLQKLVENEAEFGEKDI, from the coding sequence ATGGATTATAAAACTATACTGCACCAAGTAGGTCAGCTTTATCAAAATTTAAGTTTAAGACAGCGTATTATCATTGCTGCTTCTATTGTTGTTGTAGTTGGATTTTTAGTATTTTTAACCCTTTTTAGAAGCGGTTCTACAGTAGCTAGTGAGGCTGGATATTCAGTATTGTTTGAAAATGCTAATACTAGTGATTCAGCGATGATAGTAACGCAGCTTGAAAAAAGTGGGGTTCCTTATATTTTGCGTAATGAAGGAACTATTTTAGTGCCTAATGATCAAGTATATAAACAGCGTTTGGCTATTGCTTCTGCAGGGTTATTACCAAAGGATAATAAAGTAGGCTTTGAGCTTTTTGATAAACAAGAATTTGGTGCAACAGAAGCTGAGCAAAAGGTAAAATACCAAAGAGCATTAGAAGGTGAACTTGCTAGAACGATTGAAAGTTTAGAGCCTATCCATAGTGCCACAGTGCATATTGCTTTTGCTAAAGATACACTTTTTACCCAACAACAAGTCCCACCAACTGCTTCAGTAGCTTTGACGATAAAAGAAGGTTTAAAGCTTAATAAAAAGCAAATTATGGGGATTAAAAACTTAATTGCTTCTTCAGTGACAAAACTTACCCCTGAAAATGTAAAAATCATGGATCAAAAAGGTATTCCTTTAGATGATGAGGGTGCTTTTGAGAGTGATTTGATCGCTGCTCAAATTAAATATAAAAGAGATCAAGAATATGAATTAGAGCAAAAAATTGTTGCTTCTATTGCTCCATTTGCGGGTGGTTATGATAGAGTAGTGGCAAAGGTTAGTATTGATTATGATTTTTCTAAAGAAGAATCACAAAGTGAAGTATATGATCCAAACACAGTCGTGCGTAGTGAGCAAACTTTAGAAGAACACAAAGAAGGCTATAAAGATAAAGAAATTCAAGGTGTACCAGGTGCTGTTTCAAACATCGGTCCTGTAGAGGGTTTAGATGATAAAGGTGCACGCGAGGTTTATACTAAAAACCAAACTACAACTAATAATGAAATTTCTAAAAAAATCACCAACACCACTAAGCAATTTGCAACGATTAAAAGAATTTCTGCAGCCGTTGTAGTAGATGGAAAATACAAAGTAATTACTGATGATCAAGGAAATATCACAAACGAATATATTCCTTTGAGTGATAAAGAAATTCAAGCTATTGAAAATCTTACTAAAGGTGCTATAGGTTTTAATCTTGCTAGAGGTGATGCGGTTGAAGTAAATAATTTGGAATTTCATAGAACAGCTAAGGTTGAAAATAAGGTCCAAACTTTCTATTCAAGATTTGTTGAGCCATTTATCCCGCCTGTTAAGTATGTCTTTGCCGCGATTTTACTTTTTATCTTTTACAAAAAAGTTATCGTTCCATTTTCACAAAAAATGCTTGCAGATATCAAGCTTGAAGAAGAGATGGAAGGTAAAGACGGGCAAATCATTGATGAGGCTGAAGATGCTATTGAAAAATTCAATGCAGCGCGTAGAAAAGTTGAAGAACAACTTGGCTTTGGGGATAATTTTGATGAAGATGCGCTTCAATATGATGTCTTGCTCGAAAAATTAAGAGCAGTGGCTAATGAAAAAGGTGAAGAAGTGGCATTATTGTTGCAAAAACTTGTTGAAAATGAAGCTGAATTTGGTGAGAAGGATATCTAA